From the Palleronia sp. LCG004 genome, the window TCTTCTCGAGTTCGGCCCGGTACTCCTCGCTGCCAAGCCAGCCCGGACGCACGTCGAGGAAGGTCCGCGCCGCGTAGTCCTGATAGGCCTCCGAGCCGTAGATGTCCTCGAAGACCGCTTCGATGGCACCGATGGTTTCGGGCGGGGTCTCGGCATTGATGAAGATGCCGCGCTCGTTGCCGAAGGTCAGATCCCAGCCGTTCTCCATGGTGGTCGGAATATCGGGATAGGCCTCGAGCCTGTCGTCCGCCAGCGCGAGGACCGGGACCATCTCGCCCGACTCCATGTAGCCCTGAATGGCGCTGATCTCGTTGAACATGCCGTCGATATTGCCACTCAGCAGGTTCGCGGACGCTGCACCCTCGTTGTCGTAGGGGATGAAGTTCAGATCGAGACCGGCTTCCGCATTGAGGCCCAGAAAGGCCATGCGGTCGATGCTGGCCGCATGGGTGCCGCCGATGATCAGCGTGCCGGGGTTCTCTTCGGCGGCAGCCTTGAACGCCTCGAAGCTCTCGTACTTCTCGGGGTTCACGACCAGCATCAGAACGTCCGACTGCATCCTTGCGACCGGGGTCAGCAGGTCGAGTCCGATCGGGTTCTGTCCGGCGGCGAGACTGGTGATCAGGGTGGACGACGCGAACTCGATGGATTCCCCGTCAGGGTCCGCGGTGGCGGTACGCTGGTGCGCGACGGCACCGGAGGCGGCGGGCAGGTTTATGATGGTGACATTGGCGTCGAGCCGCTCTTCCAGCATCGGCTGAACCGTGCGCGCGAAGTTGTCGGTCCCGCCACCGGCACCGGCGGCGACGAAAGCGGTGATCGCGGACGGACTGTAGCCATCCTGTGCGAAAGCGGGGCCGGAGCAGACGGCGATCGCTGCGACCGTCGCGACGGAGCGGTAGGTGATGTTCATGGTTTCCTCCCTGTGATTTGAACGTGTAGTCCGGCTCTCCGATTTGGTGACATCGCAGAGCCGTTGTCTGCCGTCAGGCCGACAGCCTCTGTTCGGCAAGGCGTCGATCCTGTTCTTCGCGCAGGCGAACGAGCTCGCTGTTCCGGTCGAGCACGAGATCTCCCATCCGGATCAGCTCTCCGGCGCGGACATCCCGGGCCAGCCTGCAGTTCGAGGCGATGTAGAACGGTGCGGGGGCCTGCGCATCGAGCGGGCGGCCCGGCATCATGCGTGAAGACACGCCTTCGATCGAATGATGATGACCGCCCATTTCGAGATAGCTGCCCGCGGGAAAGTCGCGATCGGCATGCGCCACGAGGTCGATATGATGGCCGGGCTGTTCCGCGCCCGACGACACACCTTTGAGACCGATCTCGAAGATCGTCGTGGCGGCCTCCATCCCGAGCAGGTGGCGGGGGATGTAGATCATCGCGGTGCGCCCGCTGCGGCTGACCGCATGGCCTTTGCCGCGCAACATTTCCCAGGTCTCGTCATGCTTGCAGCGCACGACCACGAAGACGCCTCCGGCAAAGCTCACCTCGCCCGGTTCGCGCAGGCAGTGAAAGACGTCGAGCACACGAGGCCGTGACAAGATGCCCCCCTCGGACGTTTCCGACAGAATGGTTGCGACCTCATCGATGCGGGCGATGGGGCAGTGCAGGTCCGGACGGTCGGGCAGCATGCCGCAGGCATTGGCGACCAACGTCATTTCGCACAGATCCGGCACCGCCCGCTGGGGCAGCATGGCAGTGGCGGCCGCGCGCCGCGCGACGAACTCGGCACAATCGCCGTCGCCCAGCCGTTCGAGACCGGCAAAATCGGGTGCCTCGACAGTTTCTCCGTCGACCGTCATGGTGCCGTTGGCCCGGTCATGGACGAAATCGTATTCGCTGGACTTGCCGGCGGCGACGATCTCGAGGCCGAGCACCTCGGCCCAGGTGATCAGGCCGATCAGCAGACTGGGCTGGTCGCCGTCCACCGGCGAAACGATCAGGTTCCGCTCACGCGCCATCGCGGCGAGACCGGGTCCGACGACACTGTCCACCTCCTTGGAAACCATCGCCACGTGACAGCCGTTCTCGAGGGCCATCCGCGCATGGCGGGCACCCGATTCCGGGGCACCGGTGGCCTCGACGACGACCTTGACCGGAAGCGCCGCGACGGTGGCATAATCGCTTGCAGCAATGAACGCTCCGTCATTCCATGCGTCCTGCGCTTCGTCCGCTGTGCTGCATTCCCGGATCTCCGAGGCGGCCACACCTACCGAGCGAAGGCTCTCGGCCGCGATGCCGCTCTCGCGATCGACCGCCACCCGGACGGAGAGCCCCGGCACCACCTGCCCCTGCGCCAGAAAGCTGCGGCCGAAGCCGCCCGTCCCGATGATCGTGCAGTCGACGGATCGCGATCCGCGGTCGAAATAGGCGTGGTGGTTCATCCGGTCCTCCTCCAAGGGAATCGCGATTTGCATGCAACAGGCGACGATTCCCGAGGATAGTCGATTGCATCAATCTATTTTTCGATTCATTGCATGCAAAGCAGAGGCGGTCAAATGTAATTTTCCTACGGTTGGCGCATCATGTATCTCTTTGCATGCAATCAGGAGGCCGCATGAAGGATCAGACCATCGAGCCGCGGCGGGGGACGCGCTCTGCCTATGTCACGCAGCAGGTCCGTGACATGATCACCAGCGGCGAGCTTGAGCCGGGCAGCCGGATCAACGAACGGGTCCTGGTGGAGCGGCTGAACATTTCGCGGACCCCGTTGCGGGAAGCCTTCAAGATACTGGAGGGCGAGGGTCTGATCACGATCCGTCCGAACGCGGGCGCGACCGTCGTTGTCCTCTCGACCGAGGATGTCGAAGCATCGATCGAGGTGCTCATCGGCCTCGAAAGCATAGCCGCCGAGCGCGCCGCCCGGAACGCGACGCAAGCCGCTCTGGACGAACTGGCCGATCTGCACGATCGCATGGTGCAAGCCTGGAGCGACGGCGAGTTGATGGCCTATTTCCACCTC encodes:
- a CDS encoding GntR family transcriptional regulator; its protein translation is MKDQTIEPRRGTRSAYVTQQVRDMITSGELEPGSRINERVLVERLNISRTPLREAFKILEGEGLITIRPNAGATVVVLSTEDVEASIEVLIGLESIAAERAARNATQAALDELADLHDRMVQAWSDGELMAYFHLNQTIHQKIVDAAQNPALSRVYASESARIRRFRFAGNRDPQRWARAVEEHARIVDTLRRREGPLLREMLRAHHLSGWDAARRALEVDQKAAAQGRK
- a CDS encoding tripartite tricarboxylate transporter substrate binding protein, with amino-acid sequence MNITYRSVATVAAIAVCSGPAFAQDGYSPSAITAFVAAGAGGGTDNFARTVQPMLEERLDANVTIINLPAASGAVAHQRTATADPDGESIEFASSTLITSLAAGQNPIGLDLLTPVARMQSDVLMLVVNPEKYESFEAFKAAAEENPGTLIIGGTHAASIDRMAFLGLNAEAGLDLNFIPYDNEGAASANLLSGNIDGMFNEISAIQGYMESGEMVPVLALADDRLEAYPDIPTTMENGWDLTFGNERGIFINAETPPETIGAIEAVFEDIYGSEAYQDYAARTFLDVRPGWLGSEEYRAELEKNLAYFQELLAAE
- a CDS encoding flagellar biosynthesis protein FlgA; this translates as MNHHAYFDRGSRSVDCTIIGTGGFGRSFLAQGQVVPGLSVRVAVDRESGIAAESLRSVGVAASEIRECSTADEAQDAWNDGAFIAASDYATVAALPVKVVVEATGAPESGARHARMALENGCHVAMVSKEVDSVVGPGLAAMARERNLIVSPVDGDQPSLLIGLITWAEVLGLEIVAAGKSSEYDFVHDRANGTMTVDGETVEAPDFAGLERLGDGDCAEFVARRAAATAMLPQRAVPDLCEMTLVANACGMLPDRPDLHCPIARIDEVATILSETSEGGILSRPRVLDVFHCLREPGEVSFAGGVFVVVRCKHDETWEMLRGKGHAVSRSGRTAMIYIPRHLLGMEAATTIFEIGLKGVSSGAEQPGHHIDLVAHADRDFPAGSYLEMGGHHHSIEGVSSRMMPGRPLDAQAPAPFYIASNCRLARDVRAGELIRMGDLVLDRNSELVRLREEQDRRLAEQRLSA